The following are from one region of the Quercus robur chromosome 1, dhQueRobu3.1, whole genome shotgun sequence genome:
- the LOC126710160 gene encoding uncharacterized protein LOC126710160, giving the protein MHDGETLKAYSDRYWETYNEMEDNFDNVAIITFKNSLPTDHGLRKSLTGKPATSMRQLMDQIDKYKRVEEDQLRGKGKEKTVNAVFREPVHRVLEKIKNEPYFRWPNKMAGEPSKRDQNLYCQYHQDYGHSTENCKNLWNHLDQLVREGRLKHLLHHSSGHQEAKRDAALRPPTGTISVIVAAPGRTGTRLARLLSVAQLPAEESQPGPKRARMSFRPVLSFLEEDKIGTIQPHDDALLITLRIGDYDVKRVMVDGGNVAEVMYPDLYRGLGLKAEDLMPYNSPLMSFDGKLVIPMGMIRLPIQTGPEIVKVNFVVVDTYSPYTAIVGRPWLHTLGAVASSLHQKVKFPSGDQVLEIRGCQPTARQCVVAAVLHWLDAESSASSEENL; this is encoded by the exons ATGCATGACGGAGAAACCttaaaggcctactcggacagatattgggagacaTACAATGAAATGGAAGACAACTTTGACAACGTCGCCATTATCACTTTCAAAAATAGTCTCCCAACTGATCACGGCCTACGGAAGTCTCTGACTGGCAAGCCCGCCACCAGTATGCGTCAACTGATGGATCAAATCGACAAGTACAAACGAGTGGAGGAAGACCAATTACggggaaaaggaaaggagaag ACTGTCAACGCCGTATTCCGAGAACCAGTGCATCGGGTTttggagaaaatcaagaacGAGCCATACTTTAGGTGGCCGAATAAGATGGCGGGAGAACCCTCGAAGCGCGATCAGAAcctttattgccaataccaccaagACTATGGCCACAGTACGGAGAACTGCAAGAACCTTTGGAACCACCTAGACCAGCTAGTTCGGGAAGGGAGACTGAAGCACCTTCTGCATCATTCTAGTGGTCATCAAGAGGCCAAGAGGGATGCTGCCCTGAGGCCACCCACAGGAACGATCAGCGTAATCGTGGCTGCGCCAGGGAGAACAGGCACGCGCCTTGCACGACTGTTATCGGTGGCTCAACTGCCTGCCGAGGAGTCCCAACCGGGGCCGAAGAGGGCCAGGATGAGCTTTCGTCCCGTTTTGAGCTTTTTAGAGGAAGATAAGATCGGGACCATCCAGCCCCATGACGATGCACTGCTGATCACCCTCCGAATAGGGGACTACGATGTGAAAAGAGTAATGGTGGATGGCGGCAACGTGGCAGAGGttatgtaccccgacctatacagGGGGCTGGGGTTAAAGGCAGAGGACTTGATGCCCTACAACTCCCCTCTGATGAGCTTCGACGGGAAGCTTGTCATTCCAATgggcatgattaggctgccCATCCAAACCGGCCCGGAAATAGTGAAGGTGAACTTCGTCGTGGTGGACACCTACTCTCCCTATACAGCCATTGTCGGTAGGCCTTGGCTCCATACCCTAGGGGCTGTTGCTTCCTCGTTGCAccagaaggtgaaattcccGTCAGGAGACCAAGTCCTGGAAATCCGTGGTTGCCAACCCACAGCGAGGCAATGCGTGGTAGCAGCCGTCTTGCATTGGCTTGATGCGGAGTCCTCGGCCTCCAGTGAAGAGAATTTATAG